A genomic region of Catalinimonas niigatensis contains the following coding sequences:
- a CDS encoding sugar O-acetyltransferase, producing MKTEKEKMLASELYDPLDEQLSAERRKARLLTERLNQSRDDEEELRKEILAELIPDAGEGLWLQPPFYCDYGSNMKVGKKVFFNFNCVVLDVAQVTIGDNVLFAPNVQVYTATHPMDWKVRAEGLESAKPITIGSHVWIGGSVVICPGVTIGERSVIGAGSVVTKDIPADVFAAGNPCKVIRKLDAKENPIQ from the coding sequence ATGAAAACTGAAAAAGAAAAGATGCTCGCCAGCGAGTTGTATGATCCTTTAGATGAACAGTTATCGGCTGAAAGAAGAAAAGCCCGCTTACTAACCGAACGATTGAACCAGTCGCGGGATGATGAGGAAGAGCTTCGGAAAGAGATACTGGCCGAATTAATCCCTGATGCAGGAGAAGGTTTATGGCTGCAGCCTCCCTTTTACTGTGACTATGGCAGCAATATGAAAGTAGGGAAGAAAGTATTTTTTAACTTTAATTGCGTGGTATTGGATGTGGCACAGGTAACGATAGGCGACAATGTGCTCTTTGCTCCCAATGTACAGGTCTACACCGCCACCCATCCTATGGACTGGAAAGTACGCGCAGAGGGACTGGAGTCTGCCAAGCCTATTACCATCGGTTCGCATGTGTGGATAGGTGGGAGCGTAGTCATTTGCCCCGGCGTGACTATCGGAGAACGTTCTGTAATTGGTGCAGGAAGCGTAGTGACCAAAGATATTCCCGCGGATGTATTTGCCGCTGGCAATCCCTGTAAGGTCATCAGGAAACTGGATGCAAAAGAAAACCCGATACAGTAA
- a CDS encoding YihY/virulence factor BrkB family protein, giving the protein MSSSNSTFSMLKESFQEWQADDAFRQSASLAYYAIFSLPALLIIVINVASLVWSQQYIEQQVNGQLGSMLGQDAAQQIQTMISNSKEQGNSILSIIIGVATLIFGATGVFYQLQKSLNDAWEVEQDPDAGIKEVAKSRITALGLIIAIGFLLIVFLVVSTLLSALSGWIQQQLPNFPVFIFYILQALLSIGILTALFAAMFKVLPDVEIEWRSVWVGALVTAVLFVIGKFLIGFYIGKTDPGSTFGAAGSIIIILLWVYYSGLILIFGAEFTQVYARRNGHRLEPSSHARRNAEYRLAQLEKEQQLSSTNRTK; this is encoded by the coding sequence ATGAGTAGTTCTAACAGTACTTTTTCCATGTTAAAAGAATCATTTCAGGAGTGGCAGGCAGATGATGCTTTTCGCCAGAGTGCTTCTTTAGCGTATTATGCTATATTTTCCTTACCTGCACTGCTTATCATTGTAATCAATGTGGCTAGTCTGGTCTGGAGCCAGCAATACATTGAGCAACAAGTAAACGGTCAGTTAGGCAGTATGCTGGGGCAGGATGCCGCACAGCAAATACAAACCATGATCAGCAACTCCAAAGAGCAGGGCAATTCAATCCTAAGTATCATCATTGGGGTAGCTACTTTAATATTTGGAGCTACGGGCGTATTTTATCAGTTGCAAAAATCACTTAACGATGCCTGGGAAGTAGAACAAGATCCTGACGCCGGTATCAAAGAGGTAGCTAAGAGCAGAATAACTGCTCTGGGGCTAATCATTGCCATTGGTTTTCTGCTGATTGTCTTTTTAGTGGTTTCAACCCTTCTATCAGCACTTAGCGGCTGGATACAACAACAGTTGCCTAATTTTCCGGTATTTATTTTTTATATTTTGCAAGCGCTCCTCTCCATAGGTATACTGACGGCTCTATTTGCTGCCATGTTCAAAGTACTGCCTGATGTGGAAATTGAGTGGCGATCTGTTTGGGTAGGTGCTTTAGTTACCGCTGTATTGTTTGTTATTGGCAAATTTCTGATTGGTTTCTACATAGGAAAAACAGATCCTGGCTCTACCTTTGGTGCGGCCGGCTCGATCATCATCATTTTGCTGTGGGTTTATTATTCCGGCTTGATTTTAATTTTCGGAGCTGAGTTCACTCAAGTGTATGCCCGCAGAAATGGACATCGTTTAGAGCCTTCCAGCCATGCCCGTAGAAACGCGGAGTATCGCTTGGCACAACTGGAAAAGGAACAACAGCTTTCCAGTACAAACCGGACAAAGTAG
- a CDS encoding sugar phosphate isomerase/epimerase family protein, protein MMKRREFIKQSAVASLSLSLVPSMYFRQHNAYVDKIGLQLYTVRNQMAKDPAGTLKAIKAAGYSQVEGGNPLEYGNMLPMIKDAGLYSQSSFINQAYITERWDLQGDNAPQSKSMDAVIEAAKKHNLKYLVFGYLTKAERESIDQYKQYAERLNQVGEQCEQAGIHLCYHNHSFEFQPINGQVPYEVLIKELDPKNVQFELDIFWASVGGHDPVKLMKKMKGQIRLLHLKNKKQGIADEYDEGQVPKDAFQEVGDGVIDIIKVLKLAPKAGVEQCFVEQDQSPDPIESIAQSTAYLKMIESKI, encoded by the coding sequence ATGATGAAGAGAAGAGAGTTTATCAAACAAAGTGCTGTAGCGAGTCTGAGCCTGTCTTTAGTGCCTTCCATGTATTTTCGTCAGCACAACGCCTATGTGGATAAGATTGGCTTACAATTATATACTGTAAGGAACCAGATGGCCAAAGATCCGGCAGGCACCCTCAAAGCCATCAAAGCCGCCGGATATAGCCAGGTAGAAGGTGGAAATCCACTTGAATATGGCAACATGCTGCCCATGATCAAAGATGCCGGGCTTTATTCCCAGAGTTCTTTTATCAACCAGGCTTATATTACCGAGCGTTGGGACCTTCAGGGAGACAATGCTCCCCAATCCAAAAGCATGGATGCTGTGATAGAAGCAGCAAAGAAGCATAACCTGAAGTATTTGGTATTTGGCTACCTGACCAAAGCAGAGCGGGAGAGCATAGATCAGTACAAGCAGTATGCGGAAAGGCTCAACCAAGTCGGAGAGCAATGTGAGCAGGCAGGTATTCACCTTTGCTACCACAACCATTCCTTTGAGTTCCAACCGATCAATGGACAGGTGCCTTATGAGGTGCTGATCAAAGAGCTAGACCCCAAGAATGTGCAGTTTGAGCTGGATATCTTCTGGGCAAGTGTAGGCGGGCATGATCCTGTGAAGCTGATGAAGAAGATGAAAGGGCAAATCCGCTTGTTGCACCTGAAAAACAAGAAGCAGGGCATTGCTGATGAATATGATGAAGGTCAGGTACCTAAAGATGCTTTTCAGGAAGTAGGTGATGGCGTGATAGATATTATCAAAGTGCTCAAGCTGGCCCCCAAAGCAGGGGTGGAGCAGTGCTTTGTAGAGCAGGACCAATCTCCTGATCCCATTGAGAGTATCGCACAAAGTACTGCCTACCTGAAGATGATAGAAAGCAAAATCTAA
- a CDS encoding potassium channel family protein has translation MISIILAALGVFIVGFCLYDFALTTFLASGQGPLTSTINHLVYSLYFRLAKKQGRHPLMEYVGMGIIFSILITWVLLLWGGLLLIFAAFPDSVLNGQTKAVTDVAEKLYFVGFSLSTLGVGDFVPGDDMWRIVTAFCAFLGLITITISITYLVPVLSNAVQKRTLAMQISAFGESPEQIVINSYNGEDFSDATSQLSNLASMIFTYTQNQLTYPILHHMHATKPSDNIVLQFTTLDEALSIFMLHVPEPLRPQRMALQLARRAITTYLETVTYMGYTEEAPPLPDLSLIEKETGVKLWNTEERETKALYKALSKRRRLIYSNIMSDGWQWKDIQNKKYVNQLDAEPATRPLSR, from the coding sequence ATGATTTCAATTATCCTTGCTGCATTGGGCGTCTTCATCGTAGGCTTTTGTCTATATGACTTTGCACTTACTACTTTCCTTGCATCAGGCCAGGGACCATTGACTTCTACAATCAATCACCTGGTGTATTCGCTTTATTTTAGATTAGCCAAAAAGCAGGGCAGACACCCTCTTATGGAGTATGTCGGGATGGGTATCATCTTCTCAATTCTCATTACCTGGGTGCTTCTTTTATGGGGCGGCCTCTTACTGATTTTTGCTGCTTTTCCTGATTCGGTACTCAACGGACAGACCAAAGCAGTCACCGATGTGGCTGAGAAACTGTATTTTGTAGGTTTTTCGTTATCTACCCTTGGGGTAGGAGATTTCGTTCCGGGAGATGATATGTGGCGTATCGTGACTGCTTTTTGTGCCTTTTTGGGACTTATCACGATTACCATCTCCATTACCTACCTGGTACCTGTACTTTCCAATGCAGTACAGAAACGTACACTGGCTATGCAGATTTCAGCCTTTGGCGAGTCGCCGGAACAGATCGTTATCAATAGTTATAATGGAGAAGACTTCTCAGATGCGACTTCTCAATTGTCTAATTTGGCCTCTATGATATTTACCTATACTCAAAATCAGCTAACCTATCCCATACTTCACCATATGCATGCCACCAAGCCTTCGGATAACATTGTTTTACAGTTTACTACATTGGATGAAGCCCTTTCTATCTTTATGCTACACGTACCAGAACCCTTACGACCTCAACGGATGGCGCTTCAGCTTGCACGAAGGGCAATCACCACTTATCTTGAAACTGTAACTTATATGGGATACACAGAAGAAGCTCCCCCCTTGCCCGATTTATCCCTGATTGAGAAAGAAACAGGTGTAAAATTGTGGAATACCGAGGAAAGGGAAACTAAAGCACTGTATAAGGCATTGAGTAAACGTAGAAGACTAATCTATAGCAATATCATGAGCGATGGCTGGCAATGGAAAGACATCCAAAACAAGAAATATGTAAACCAGTTGGATGCAGAGCCTGCTACCAGACCTTTGTCAAGGTAA
- a CDS encoding YceI family protein: protein MKKSIYIFALNLIFIFVSLTTYAQATYQLTDESKMVIKGTSSLHDWESDVTELQGRAQVSVQDQQPQFQNFTLTVPVKSIKSGKNAMDKNTYEAMEEDQHPTIQFNLNDIQRISDGKITATGKLTIAGQTKPVTLHADYQLQAQDQLNLQGSYSFRMTEYGIAPPTAVFGTIKTGDEITIDYHLTLQKSK from the coding sequence ATGAAAAAGTCAATATACATTTTCGCTCTCAACCTGATCTTCATATTTGTTTCCCTGACCACTTACGCACAAGCCACCTATCAGCTCACTGACGAAAGTAAGATGGTCATCAAAGGAACTTCTTCTTTGCACGACTGGGAGAGTGATGTGACGGAATTGCAGGGCCGTGCCCAGGTCAGTGTACAGGATCAGCAACCTCAGTTTCAAAATTTCACCCTTACTGTGCCTGTCAAGTCCATCAAAAGTGGAAAGAATGCCATGGACAAAAATACTTATGAAGCAATGGAAGAGGATCAACACCCTACGATCCAGTTTAACCTCAATGATATTCAGCGTATCAGTGATGGAAAGATCACAGCCACGGGTAAGTTGACTATTGCCGGTCAAACCAAGCCTGTGACCCTGCATGCTGACTATCAGCTACAAGCTCAGGATCAGCTTAATCTCCAGGGAAGCTATTCTTTCCGGATGACTGAGTATGGCATAGCGCCTCCTACCGCTGTCTTTGGCACGATCAAAACCGGTGATGAAATCACCATCGATTACCATTTAACTCTCCAAAAAAGTAAGTAA
- a CDS encoding SDR family oxidoreductase, with translation MILVTGASGHLGQSIIEKLLPQLPEGENLAVGTRNPEKLKHLKDQGIDIREADYNDKNSLITAFRGVSKVLLISGHAPNDERIKQHKNAISAAVLAGTKHLCYTSFTHPAPESRFLFAEVHYKTEELLKNSGLTYTIFRNAWYADLLVEGIEQMLEGGKFEAAAGNGRINSIPRSEIAAAIAKVLASPGYGNSTFELTGPDTFTYEEATQWISEAYQKEVKYLDVNTEQIRKLYGGDASFGFEMQGILSSYEAMQANEYDYVSDDFEKIMGRKPLSVREFIQEQAKQSKSAG, from the coding sequence ATGATTTTAGTTACCGGCGCTTCTGGTCATCTGGGCCAATCCATCATTGAAAAGCTCTTGCCCCAATTGCCAGAGGGAGAAAATCTGGCAGTAGGCACTAGAAATCCTGAGAAGCTTAAACACCTTAAAGATCAGGGTATAGACATAAGAGAGGCGGATTACAATGACAAAAATAGCCTGATAACAGCCTTCAGAGGCGTAAGTAAAGTGTTGCTGATTTCCGGACATGCTCCCAATGATGAAAGGATAAAACAACATAAGAATGCGATCAGCGCAGCAGTGTTGGCAGGCACCAAGCACCTATGTTATACCAGCTTTACTCATCCTGCTCCTGAATCCAGATTTCTGTTTGCTGAAGTACACTATAAAACCGAAGAACTACTCAAGAACAGCGGTCTTACCTATACCATTTTTCGGAATGCCTGGTATGCAGACTTACTGGTAGAAGGCATAGAACAGATGCTTGAGGGAGGTAAATTTGAGGCCGCTGCCGGTAACGGAAGAATCAATTCTATTCCCCGCTCCGAGATCGCTGCTGCGATTGCAAAAGTACTGGCTTCACCCGGTTATGGTAACAGTACCTTTGAGCTTACTGGTCCTGATACATTTACCTATGAGGAGGCAACACAGTGGATTTCCGAGGCTTACCAGAAGGAAGTAAAGTATCTGGACGTGAATACAGAGCAAATACGGAAATTGTACGGTGGTGATGCTTCTTTTGGTTTTGAAATGCAGGGAATCCTTAGCAGTTATGAAGCTATGCAGGCCAATGAATATGATTATGTAAGTGATGACTTTGAGAAGATTATGGGACGTAAACCCCTATCGGTAAGGGAGTTTATTCAGGAGCAGGCTAAGCAATCAAAATCCGCCGGATAG
- a CDS encoding PQQ-dependent sugar dehydrogenase — MRKLIGCCILSCITFLSCAQTTAVSSEQESYAVDTLVTDLTMPWSMAFLPDGSMLITEKGGKLKHFDPRTETVKEIKGMPEVYVRGQGGLFDLELHPNYDENGWIYITHAYAEGGNEGNTALMRAKLEGDELVEQEVLFKGTPLRDSNPHFGGRIEFDKQGYLYLSIGDRGAMEEAQNPENVLGTVMRFNDDGSIPEDNPFVNDKSKRPEIFSYGHRNPQGMAMHPETGEIWEHEHGPQGGDEINIVRKGNNYGWPVISYGINYDNTILTDIREKEGMQQPVWYYVPSIAPCGMDFYTGDKFENWKGDLFVGSLKFRYIERLEIAEDRVISSEILLEDIGRVRTVREGHDGNLYVVVEAPGMIVRMSPAPADKASVNE, encoded by the coding sequence ATGAGAAAATTAATAGGATGTTGCATTTTGTCATGCATCACTTTCCTTTCCTGTGCACAAACTACGGCAGTCTCTTCTGAGCAGGAAAGCTATGCCGTTGATACCTTAGTTACTGACCTGACCATGCCCTGGAGTATGGCTTTTTTACCGGATGGTAGCATGCTGATTACTGAAAAAGGCGGTAAACTCAAACATTTTGATCCCCGTACCGAAACCGTAAAAGAGATCAAAGGGATGCCCGAAGTCTATGTACGTGGCCAGGGAGGACTATTTGATCTGGAACTACACCCTAACTATGATGAAAACGGATGGATCTATATCACCCATGCTTATGCTGAAGGTGGCAACGAAGGCAATACTGCCCTGATGCGGGCCAAGCTGGAAGGCGATGAACTGGTAGAGCAGGAAGTACTTTTCAAGGGTACACCCTTGCGCGACTCCAATCCACACTTTGGCGGCAGAATAGAGTTTGACAAGCAAGGCTATCTTTACTTGTCTATCGGTGACAGAGGAGCCATGGAAGAAGCACAGAATCCTGAGAATGTACTGGGAACGGTCATGCGTTTTAATGACGATGGCAGCATTCCTGAAGACAATCCTTTTGTCAATGACAAAAGCAAGCGCCCGGAGATCTTCTCCTACGGCCACCGCAACCCGCAGGGAATGGCGATGCATCCTGAGACTGGTGAGATTTGGGAACATGAACATGGTCCTCAGGGGGGTGACGAGATCAATATTGTGAGAAAAGGAAATAACTACGGCTGGCCGGTAATCTCTTACGGTATTAATTATGATAATACCATTCTTACTGACATCCGTGAGAAAGAAGGAATGCAACAGCCGGTATGGTATTATGTGCCTTCCATAGCACCTTGTGGCATGGACTTCTATACCGGAGATAAGTTTGAAAACTGGAAAGGAGACTTGTTTGTAGGCTCCTTAAAATTTCGTTACATAGAGCGCCTTGAAATCGCAGAAGACCGTGTCATCAGTTCTGAAATACTGCTGGAAGACATTGGCCGCGTCCGTACAGTACGCGAAGGCCACGATGGCAACCTTTATGTCGTAGTAGAAGCACCCGGTATGATTGTCCGGATGTCTCCTGCCCCGGCGGATAAAGCTTCTGTCAATGAATAA
- a CDS encoding GNAT family N-acetyltransferase has product MLHIRPISPHDDQAIVAVVHTVMGAFDVDPSTTILGDPTLNHMYQTYQRERAVYFVALWNDKIVGGCGIRQLDGTEENICEIQRMFLLSEARGKGIGKALMEHCLQKAQEFGYEKAYLETLSQMHEARSLYQRFGFEVIPQALGNTGHCGCDVKMMKVL; this is encoded by the coding sequence ATGCTTCACATTCGTCCCATATCCCCCCATGATGATCAGGCCATTGTTGCTGTTGTACATACAGTGATGGGTGCTTTTGATGTCGATCCCAGTACCACAATCCTTGGCGATCCTACGCTGAATCATATGTACCAAACCTATCAACGGGAGCGTGCCGTCTATTTTGTTGCCCTGTGGAATGATAAGATCGTGGGTGGTTGTGGCATCAGGCAACTGGATGGTACGGAGGAAAATATTTGTGAAATACAACGTATGTTTCTGCTCTCCGAAGCCCGAGGTAAAGGAATTGGTAAAGCTTTGATGGAGCATTGTCTTCAGAAAGCCCAGGAGTTTGGCTACGAAAAAGCATATTTAGAAACCCTGAGCCAGATGCATGAAGCCCGAAGTTTGTACCAACGATTTGGTTTTGAAGTTATTCCCCAGGCTCTGGGCAATACCGGACATTGTGGCTGTGATGTGAAGATGATGAAAGTGTTATAG
- a CDS encoding helix-turn-helix domain-containing protein, with amino-acid sequence MISFTSKNITYWISFPAYPISLFVDHFILMKGQTADIEERIFPNNKTEMFFNLSDSVVGRPGHGTSSYQLKESVISGTRSSFFIFKTASSFSMAGLRFTLFGFNHLFRMPAYHFTDHHFNTKDVWGYEMEWVREQLLESENRNERFKVLNDWITTKISSASLQDMVKWKQIENKICQFNLRITPLLTKVVGYSHKHCIHLLKEKAGLAPKSIQKICRFEWVLQMIAKQEVIHWQDIVYRAGYADQSHLIREFKYFTGFTPIEYMSARHKSLVFH; translated from the coding sequence ATGATTTCATTCACATCAAAAAACATTACTTATTGGATTTCTTTTCCAGCCTATCCGATAAGTTTATTCGTAGACCATTTCATTTTAATGAAAGGTCAGACTGCCGACATTGAAGAAAGAATTTTCCCCAATAACAAAACAGAAATGTTTTTTAACCTTAGCGACTCTGTGGTGGGAAGGCCCGGTCATGGTACTTCTTCCTATCAATTAAAGGAAAGTGTTATATCAGGAACAAGAAGCTCTTTCTTCATATTCAAAACTGCTTCATCTTTTTCTATGGCGGGTCTTAGGTTTACGCTATTCGGCTTCAACCATTTGTTCAGAATGCCGGCGTATCACTTTACGGATCATCATTTTAATACAAAAGATGTATGGGGTTATGAGATGGAATGGGTTCGCGAACAACTACTGGAATCTGAAAATAGGAATGAACGTTTTAAAGTCCTGAATGATTGGATTACCACTAAAATATCTTCTGCTTCTTTACAGGACATGGTGAAGTGGAAACAAATTGAAAATAAAATATGTCAATTTAATTTACGAATCACTCCATTATTAACAAAAGTTGTAGGCTATAGCCATAAACATTGTATCCATTTACTAAAAGAGAAGGCTGGTCTTGCTCCAAAATCCATTCAAAAGATTTGCCGGTTTGAATGGGTGTTGCAAATGATTGCAAAGCAAGAGGTTATCCACTGGCAGGATATCGTTTATAGGGCAGGTTATGCCGATCAGAGCCATCTCATTCGTGAGTTCAAGTATTTTACTGGATTTACTCCAATAGAATATATGAGCGCCAGACATAAGTCACTCGTATTTCATTAG
- a CDS encoding YwbE family protein, producing MDGKNRSDVKVGSEVSIVLKEDQRTGKLTEGVVQNILTKSAFHPHGIKVRLESGEVGRVKSVL from the coding sequence ATGGATGGTAAGAATAGAAGTGATGTCAAAGTAGGCAGCGAAGTATCTATTGTACTCAAAGAAGATCAGCGTACAGGAAAGCTTACCGAGGGAGTTGTACAAAATATCCTGACCAAAAGTGCTTTCCATCCCCACGGTATCAAAGTCAGGCTGGAAAGCGGAGAAGTAGGGAGAGTGAAAAGCGTGTTATAG
- a CDS encoding glycoside hydrolase family 15 protein, whose translation MKQQYDYLPLENYGVIGNQHTVALVGMNGSIDYMCFPRFDSPSIFASLLDSEKGGHFTIQPQLNNEDYKQQYLPDTNILLTRFLAYDGMVEIIDFMPVKELEHNCTLVRKITVIRGEIDIKMRCAPRFNYARDKHKTEQVNSKEITFGSTHWDIRLLSNIDMHIDQGDATAEFTLKETESVSFILEAISEKGDKEDEKKSVQHYVNETFQETNNYWKRWITKTNYQGMWKDMMNRSALTLKMLTSYQFGAPVAAPTFGLPERVGGKRNWDYRYTWIRDAAFTMYAFIRLGFTYEAGEFMKWIRLQFEKNVDQPNKLQLMYSVDGSSDLHETELPHLEGYRKSRPVRIGNGAYNQLQMDIYGELMDSIYLYDKYGEPITYDFWEKLRGQIDFVCENWEQKDHGIWEIRSEKKEFIYSRVMCWVAVDRAVRLAEKRSFPYPWENWRKVRDEIYHDIYDNFWDDELQSFVQHKGSKVIDASVLLMPLVRFISPYDPRWQSTLKMVEKELVTDTLVYRYNNHVFEDGLEEGEGTFSMCSFWYVECLARGGQVEKARLYFEKMLGYGNHLGLFAEQIGLRGEQLGNYPQAFTHLGLISAAFALNRMLKKSDDIK comes from the coding sequence ATGAAACAGCAATATGATTACCTGCCCCTGGAAAACTATGGTGTGATCGGCAACCAACATACGGTTGCTCTGGTGGGCATGAATGGCTCTATAGATTATATGTGTTTCCCCCGCTTTGACTCACCCAGCATCTTTGCATCACTACTGGATTCTGAAAAAGGCGGACACTTTACCATACAGCCTCAACTGAATAATGAGGATTATAAGCAGCAATACCTGCCAGATACCAATATATTGCTTACCCGCTTCCTGGCATACGATGGCATGGTGGAGATCATTGACTTTATGCCGGTCAAAGAACTGGAACATAACTGTACCCTGGTCAGGAAGATCACCGTCATCCGGGGTGAGATTGACATCAAGATGCGCTGTGCGCCCCGCTTCAATTATGCACGCGACAAACACAAGACAGAGCAGGTGAATTCTAAGGAAATCACTTTTGGCAGCACCCATTGGGACATACGTTTGCTCTCCAACATAGATATGCACATAGATCAGGGAGATGCTACCGCAGAATTTACACTGAAAGAAACTGAGTCGGTCAGCTTTATCCTGGAAGCCATCTCTGAAAAAGGGGATAAAGAAGATGAGAAGAAGAGTGTACAACATTATGTGAATGAGACTTTTCAGGAAACCAACAATTACTGGAAAAGATGGATCACCAAGACCAACTACCAGGGAATGTGGAAGGATATGATGAATCGTTCGGCGCTTACCCTTAAGATGCTTACCTCTTATCAGTTTGGCGCACCGGTAGCGGCACCTACCTTTGGCTTACCCGAAAGAGTAGGCGGCAAACGCAATTGGGACTACCGATACACCTGGATACGGGATGCAGCTTTTACCATGTATGCCTTTATCCGCCTGGGCTTTACCTACGAAGCAGGTGAGTTTATGAAATGGATACGCCTTCAGTTTGAAAAGAATGTAGACCAGCCCAATAAGTTGCAACTGATGTACAGCGTTGACGGAAGCTCAGATCTGCATGAAACCGAACTGCCTCACCTGGAAGGTTACAGGAAGTCCAGACCAGTCAGGATCGGTAATGGCGCGTATAATCAGCTTCAGATGGACATCTACGGAGAGTTGATGGACAGTATATATCTGTATGACAAATACGGAGAACCTATTACCTACGACTTTTGGGAGAAGTTGAGGGGACAGATTGACTTTGTATGCGAAAACTGGGAGCAAAAAGATCATGGCATCTGGGAGATCCGCTCTGAGAAGAAGGAGTTTATTTATTCGCGGGTCATGTGCTGGGTAGCCGTAGACCGGGCAGTGAGATTAGCCGAAAAACGATCTTTCCCCTACCCCTGGGAAAACTGGCGCAAAGTAAGAGATGAAATCTACCACGATATTTATGATAACTTCTGGGATGATGAGCTACAATCCTTTGTACAACATAAAGGAAGTAAAGTAATAGATGCTTCCGTACTTTTAATGCCTTTGGTCCGGTTCATCAGTCCCTATGATCCACGCTGGCAATCTACTTTAAAAATGGTGGAAAAAGAACTGGTTACCGATACGCTGGTGTATCGCTATAATAATCATGTTTTTGAAGACGGCCTGGAAGAAGGAGAAGGCACCTTTAGCATGTGTTCTTTCTGGTATGTAGAATGCCTGGCCCGTGGCGGGCAGGTAGAAAAGGCTCGGCTTTATTTTGAAAAAATGCTGGGCTATGGAAATCATCTGGGGCTCTTTGCCGAGCAGATAGGTTTGAGGGGTGAACAGTTGGGAAACTATCCGCAGGCTTTTACCCATCTGGGACTCATCAGTGCTGCCTTTGCCCTGAATAGAATGTTGAAAAAATCAGACGATATTAAATAA
- a CDS encoding DUF421 domain-containing protein — MNSWFYDSAFNILWIIVSSIVFYIITITASRIAGIRSFTTNSSFDFLITLAMGALLASTITNKEISILEGTAALFTLYVLQMLIAVMRQKWNSVNSLVDNTPVLLMEHGKILEENMKYVRITRYELNAKLRAEGITDYSQVRAAVLEATGSVSVMKKPKPDQKFDPALLEGVMNKVKK, encoded by the coding sequence ATGAATAGCTGGTTTTACGATAGTGCATTTAACATTCTTTGGATTATTGTCTCTTCTATTGTTTTCTATATCATCACCATTACTGCCAGTAGAATTGCAGGAATCCGTAGTTTTACTACCAATTCTAGCTTTGACTTTCTGATTACACTTGCTATGGGAGCCCTCTTGGCTTCTACCATTACCAACAAGGAAATCTCTATCTTAGAAGGTACAGCAGCTCTATTTACTTTATATGTGCTACAAATGCTTATCGCAGTGATGCGACAGAAGTGGAATTCTGTAAATAGTCTTGTAGATAACACCCCGGTACTTTTGATGGAGCATGGAAAGATACTGGAAGAAAACATGAAATATGTAAGGATAACCCGTTATGAACTGAATGCTAAACTTCGTGCAGAGGGCATCACGGATTATTCTCAGGTACGGGCAGCTGTACTGGAAGCTACCGGTTCGGTATCTGTTATGAAAAAGCCCAAACCCGATCAGAAATTTGATCCTGCTTTGTTGGAGGGGGTTATGAATAAAGTAAAAAAGTAA